Proteins from a genomic interval of Schistocerca piceifrons isolate TAMUIC-IGC-003096 chromosome 3, iqSchPice1.1, whole genome shotgun sequence:
- the LOC124789184 gene encoding basic proline-rich protein-like produces MCSLPSPLARPFEPSLALSSPRSPFRALARPFEPSLALSSPRSPFRALARPFEPSLALSSPRSPFRALARPFEPSLALSSPRSPFRALARPFEPSLALSSPRSPFRALARPRSPSLALSSPRSPSLALSSPRSPSLALSSPRSPFRALARPRSPFRALARPFEPSLALSSPRSPSLALSSPRSPSLALSSPRSPSLALSSPRSPFRALARPFEPSLALSSPRSPFRALARPAPPRPRSPCPAPPRPALARPAPPPLARPAPPPLAPSCPTPPARFPVPSSPTHSRAPPSPTPPYRTHQPAHHLPPRLPVRPLPHSRPCPPGPSFPPGPPFPPGPPFPPLPTCLPPPPFSLCLPTPLSRSPFVRPPAPFPPFPTRPPPALSPPALSPIPHSPAPCPLPPCPLPHSPLARPLPSPRSPLARPLPSPRSPLARPLPASPFPTRPPPALPPFPTRPPPALPPFPTRPPPALPPFAPRPPPALPPFAPRPPPALSPPALSPVRPSPAPCPLPPCPLPRSPLARPLPSLPFAPRPPPALSPVRPSPAPCPLSRSPLARPLPSLPFAPRPPPALAPVRPSPAPCPLIPFPLRPPPALSPHSPLA; encoded by the exons ATGTGCTCCCTCCCTTCTC CCCTCGCTCGCCCTTTCGAGCCCTCGCTCGCCCTTTCGAGCCCTCGCTCGCCCTTTCGAGCCCTCGCTCGCCCTTTCGAGCCCTCGCTCGCCCTTTCGAGCCCTCGCTCGCCCTTTCGAGCCCTCGCTCGCCCTTTCGAGCCCTCGCTCGCCCTTTCGAGCCCTCGCTCGCCCTTTCGAGCCCTCGCTCGCCCTTTCGAGCCCTCGCTCGCCCTTTCGAGCCCTCGCTCGCCCTTTCGAGCCCTCGCTCGCCCTTTCGAGCCCTCGCTCGCCCTTTCGAGCCCTCGCTCGCCCTTTCGAGCCCTCGCTCGCCCTCGCTCGCCCTCGCTCGCCCTTTCGAGCCCTCGCTCGCCCTCGCTCGCCCTTTCGAGCCCTCGCTCGCCCTCGCTCGCCCTTTCGAGCCCTCGCTCGCCCTTTCGAGCCCTCGCTCGCCCTCGCTCGCCCTTTCGAGCCCTCGCTCGCCCTTTCGAGCCCTCGCTCGCCCTTTCGAGCCCTCGCTCGCCCTCGCTCGCCCTTTCGAGCCCTCGCTCGCCCTCGCTCGCCCTTTCGAGCCCTCGCTCGCCCTCGCTCGCCCTTTCGAGCCCTCGCTCGCCCTTTCGAGCCCTCGCTCGCCCTTTCGAGCCCTCGCTCGCCCTTTCGAGCCCTCGCTCGCCCTTTCGAGCCCTCGCTCGCCCTGCCCCGCCCCGCCCTCGCTCGCCCTGCCCCGCCCCGCCCCGTCCCGCCCTCGCTCGCCCCGCCCCGCCCCCGCtcgcccgccccgccccgcccccgcTCGCCCCATCCTGCCCTACCCCGCCCGCCCGCTTCCCCGTACCATCCTCGCCCACCCACTCCCGTGCACCACCCTCACCCACTCCACCATACCGCACTCACCAGCCCGCTCACCACCTCCCTCCTCGTTTGCCCGTCCGCCCGCTCCCCCATTCCCGCCCTTGCCCGCCCGGTCCCTCATTCCCGCCCGGCCCCCCATTCCCGCCCGGCCCCCCATTCCCACCCTTGCCCACCTGCCTGCCCCCTCCCCCGTTCTCCCTTTGTCTGCCCACCCCCCTCTCCCGTTCCCCCTTTGTCCGCCCGCCTGCTCCCTTCCCCCCGTTCCCCACTCGCCCGCCCCCTGCCCTCTCCCCCCCTGCCCTCTCCCCCATTCCCCACTCGCCCGCCCCCTGCCCTCTCCCCCCCTGCCCTCTCCCCCATTCCCCACTCGCCCGCCCCCTGCCCTCCCCCCGTTCCCCACTCGCCCGCCCCCTGCCCTCCCCCCGTTCCCCACTCGCCCGCCCCCTGCCTGCTTCCCCATTCCCCACTCGCCCGCCCCCTGCCCTCCCCCCGTTCCCCACTCGCCCGCCCCCTGCCCTCCCCCCGTTCCCCACTCGCCCGCCCCCTGCCCTCCCCCCGTTCGCCCCTCGCCCGCCCCCTGCCCTCCCCCCGTTCGCCCCTCGCCCGCCCCCTGCCCTCTCCCCCCCTGCCCTCTCCCCCGTTCGCCCCTCGCCCGCCCCCTGCCCTCTCCCCCCCTGCCCTCTCCCCCGTTCGCCCCTCGCCCGCCCCCTGCCCTCTCTCCCGTTCGCCCCTCGCCCGCCCCCTGCCCTCTCTCCCGTTCGCCCCTCGCCCGCCCCCTGCCCTCTCTCCCGTTCGCCCCTCGCCCGCCCCCTGCCCTCTCTCCCGTTCGCCCCTCGCCCGCCCCCTGCCCTCGCTCCCGTTCGCCCCTCGCCCGCCCCCTGCCCTCTCATTCCGTTCCCCCTTCGTCCACCCCCTGCCCTCTCCCCCCATTCCCCCCTCGCCTGA
- the LOC124789187 gene encoding glycine-rich cell wall structural protein 1.0-like: protein MSEEGVSEGASEEQGRGGREQVRNKDEEGGSEGASEEQGQGRREGVREQVANEDTDEGGNGDTKGGKGDNEDAEGGWQRRRGGGGNDDAGGGGNEDAGGGGNDDAGGWGNDDAGGWGNDDAGGWGNDDAGGGGNDDAGGGGNDDAGGGGNDDAGGGGNDDAWGGGNDDAGGGGNDDAGGGGNDDAEGGGNDDAEGGGSDDAEGGGSDDAEGGGSDDAEGGGSDDAEGGGRRRGGRGQRRRGGRGATTRREGGDDAEGGGRRRGGRGATTRREGGDDAEGGGRRRGGRGATTRREGGDDAEGGGRRHGGWGNDAEGGGNDDAEGGGNDDAEGGGNDDVEGGGNDDAGGGGQQRCRGRGEIG, encoded by the exons ATGAGTGAGGAGGGAGTGAGTGAGGGAGCAAGTGAAGAACAAGGACGAGGagggagggagcaagtgaggaaCAAGGACgaggagggagggagtgagggagcaagtgaggaacaaggacagggaaggagggagggagtgagggagcaa GTGGCTAATGAGGATACGGACGAAGGGGGCAACGGGGACACAAAGGGAGGGAAAGGGGACAATGAGGACGCGGAGGGAGGGTGGCAACGACGACGCGGAGGGGGCGGCAACGACGACGCGGGGGGAGGGGGCAACGAAGACGCGGGGGGAGGGGGCAACGACGACGCGGGGGGATGGGGCAACGACGACGCGGGGGGATGGGGCAACGACGACGCGGGGGGATGGGGCAACGACGACGCGGGGGGAGGGGGCAACGACGACGCGGGGGGAGGGGGCAACGACGACGCGGGGGGAGGGGGCAACGACGACGCGGGGGGAGGGGGCAACGACGACGCGTGGGGAGGGGGCAACGACGACGCGGGGGGAGGGGGCAACGACGACGCGGGGGGAGGGGGCAACGACGACGCGGAGGGAGGGGGCAACGACGACGCGGAGGGAGGGGGCAGCGACGACGCGGAGGGAGGGGGCAGCGACGACGCGGAGGGAGGGGGCAGCGACGACGCGGAGGGAGGGGGCAGCGACGACGCGGAGGGAGGGGGGCGACGACGCGGAGGGAGGGGGCAGCGACGACGCGGAGGGAGGGGGGCGACGACGCGGAGGGAGGGGGGCGACGACGCGGAGGGAGGGGGGCGACGACGCGGAGGGAGGGGGGCGACGACGCGGAGGGAGGGGGGCGACGACGCGGAGGGAGGGGGGCGACGACGCGGAGGGAGGGGGGCGACGACGCGGAGGGAGGGGGGCGACGACGCGGAGGGAGGGGGGCGACGACACGGAGGGTGGGGCAACGACGCGGAGGGAGGGGGCAACGACGATGCGGAGGGAGGGGGCAACGACGATGCGGAGGGAGGGGGCAACGACGATGTGGAGGGAGGGGGCAACGACGacgcggggggaggggggcaacaACGATGCAGAGGGAGGGGGGAAATAGGATAG
- the LOC124789188 gene encoding protein qua-1-like has protein sequence MEWAKRATEWAKRATEWAKRARARAKRARARARAKRARERAKRARERANKNRDGSGKDGDGSGKDGDGSGKDGDGSGKDGDGSGKDGDGSGKDGDGSGKDGDGCGKGGDGCGKGGDGCGKGGDGCGKGGDGSGKGGDGSGKGGDGSGKDGDSSGKDRDASSKDNGAGNKKRGDSIKDSGESNEDTDGTNKDSGGINEDKGDSNKDMGGRNNVSNGQIWG, from the coding sequence ATGGAGTGGGCTAAAAGGGCCACGGAGTGGGCCAAAAGGGCCACGGAGTGGGCCAAAAGGGCGAGGGCGCGGGCCAaaagggcgagggcgagggcgcgGGCCAAAAGGGCGAGGGAGCGGGCCAAAAGGGCGAGGGAGCGGGCCAACAAGAATAGAGACGGTAGCGGCAAGGACGGAGACGGTAGCGGCAAGGACGGAGACGGTAGCGGCAAGGACGGAGACGGTAGCGGCAAGGACGGAGACGGTAGCGGCAAGGACGGAGACGGTAGCGGCAAGGACGGAGACGGTAGCGGCAAGGACGGAGACGGTTGCGGCAAGGGCGGAGACGGTTGCGGCAAGGGCGGAGACGGTTGCGGCAAGGGCGGAGACGGTTGCGGCAAGGGCGGAGACGGTAGCGGCAAGGGCGGAGACGGTAGCGGCAAGGGCGGAGACGGTAGCGGCAAGGACGGAGACAGTAGCGGCAAGGACAGAGATGCTAGCAGCAAGGACAATGGAGCAGGCAACAAGAAGAGAGGTGATAGCATCAAGGACAGTGGAGAGAGTAATGAGGATACTGATGGCACAAACAAGGACAGTGGAGGGATCAATGAGGACAAGGGTGACAGCAACAAGGACATGGGAGGAAGAAACAACGTCAGCAATGGACAAATTTGGGGATGA